The following is a genomic window from Brachionichthys hirsutus isolate HB-005 chromosome 15, CSIRO-AGI_Bhir_v1, whole genome shotgun sequence.
GAAGAGCTCACATcccactccctctctccccaATATCTTATTTGTCCCATGTCTCCCGGCCATTTTCACGTTTCTGTCACGTCTGCTCGctcttcttcattttaaatcagCATTTTTCTTCGCAGTATGAATTCAAGCTGAagaacataaagaagaagaaggtcaaCATCGTCGTGTCCACAGATGCCATCAAAGTGATTCTGCGCAAAAAGAAGGTCGGTCGTCTAAAACGTGCCGCCCGTTGAGACGTTCTTTCTAAAAACGCCTTcgtcactttgttttttttttgtgttgctaCAGAGAAAAGGTTGGTCGTGGGACGAGAACGCCATCTTGGTGACGCAGGACCCCATCTTCAGGTAGGCAGGCCCCTCTGGACGGCTTCGGTATCGTGGACTCGGCGACGTCAAAAGTCTTTGTCTTCCTTTGAACAGGATCTTCTACGTCTCGCACGACGCCCAAGACTTGAAGATCTTCAGCTACATCgcgagagacggagagacaaaCGTCTTCCGCTGCAATGTTTTCAAGTCAAAGAGGAAAGTAGGTTGATCTTTTtatgatatataaatatatatgtgtgtatatgtgtgtatatttctTACATGTAGCGACACACTATCAACAATGTGTTGCTGAAAATTGCACCTGAACGCCCCCTAAAGTCGTATTTTCTACCGGAGAACTGGGAATTCATTTTGATGCCTGAGTTTCCGAGATGAgataacctttgacctttcaaaATGGCGGAAAGCGTACAAAAGTACAAAAGCACATTAACAGGACACACTCGTAATTACCAATTAGCAAGTGGTAAGGTTCATCTTTCCCAGAGCACTTTAAGGCAGCATTATTGCACTCATTGACTGTCCACATCCGCAGCTAAAAATAGTTCCCACTGAAGGCTTAGCTAAACAGCATTACcttaggggggaaaaaaatatatagccTTATATTAAAAGGAAGTACATACATACTCTAAGCATGCTTTATGTTTGGAGCTAATTAGCTTAGCTTTAGAAGGACATGAAGCCGGTTCCAGTGAGTCCAAAAGAGGCTCTTTCAAGTGGAGATCAGGCTCCTGAGTCATCGTCCTAAATTCCCTCGTCGCGtcatttcagtttgtgtttgggcTGCGTGAGGCGCTGATGAGACATTACTCACTTTGGACAGACTTATCGGAGGCGGCGTTTTGCATCTGCTTCGCTTGGTTTCCAACCGTTTGCAGGTTTCGCTGGTGAAACTCGGTGTCGATGTTCTCCTGTTGCTCTAAATCCACGACTTCAGAAAGGGAAGTGACCCAATGATAGCACATTGTCGGTTTTGCTGCCGCAGACCATCTCCGGGTTTACGTTGGAAACCTTCCTCTCAGGTCCACATTTCTGCATCTCAGGAACAGAGGACGTTTCCTCGGTGATGAAGAGGACGCGTCGGCGTGGCCGACTCCAGTCCCTTCACCATGGATACGGGACAGTGACTGAGTGAAGCTGAACACTAATCATACGAggggtttttgtttgttctttaaaTCGCCACTTCCTTCGCTCCTCCCCTGCAGTCCCAGGCCATGAGGATCGTCCGGACGGTCGGCCAGGCGTTCGATGTGTGTCACCAGCTGACCCTGCAGCAGAAGGGCGGTGACcccgaggatgaggatgaggagggggaggcagaggaagcagcaccaggtgacgtcgtagtaaaaaaaaaaacaaccgagtCCCCGACTCCGTCTCCTTGGAGACGGCTGCTGTCTTCTGCCTTTATTTCTGAACGATCCATCACCTGATAATTTCCTGGCCTCTCCACAGCCAGGAAGAGGTTTGCGTTGTCGGCGGCGACCGACCTCGAAGCCACGACAGAGGAGAGCGTTGAGTGTGTTTCTTCATCAGACCTGGACAACGCCGGAAAGGAAGACGCCTTCGGCGACGATGGCGAGGTAAAGTGTGGACGTCGTCCCTTTCAACGCTCTGCTCCGACTTCATTTTGTTCTCTTCCATCATCTCTCTCTTCAGCCGTCCGATGGCCCGTCCCTCCTGCTGGGCTCATCGGTCGTCCTCGGGGCCGCCGTGTCAGACCCGCCCGGAGCAGAACCTCCCTGCTCCGAGGAGCACCAGGTCCGGCTCCTCAggaagcagcttcagcagcaggagcaggaggcgcaggcGGCTTCGGCGCAGGTACCAtccgcttcttcttctcttgtccTTTCCTTTTCCTTGTGATCCCCTTTTTCTTGTGTCacttggttttctttctttccctgtcCCTGAACCTcttgttttgtcttgttttttttaactctgcGTTTACGAGCAGGTTTCTGACGGGATGAATAAAATGCTGCGATTTGCACGCACCGCTTTCGTGTTTTGCGGTGTGCGTTCTTTCAACGCCGCGCTCGTCTGCTCAGGTCCGCGTTCTCCAGGAGCAGCTGTCGGTGGAGGTGAGTGCCAGGACCGATGCCCAGGCCAGGGTCCAGagactcctgcagcagaacacggaCCTGCTGCAGCACATTTCCTTGTTGGTCAAACAAATCCAGGAGCTGGAGCTCAAAGCCGCCGGCCGGTTGACATGCAGTGAGttcatcctgccccccccctctaagaCCACATCTGTTTCATGTTGAACACCGTCACAAACattctctctgtcctcagtGGGATCTCAGGACAGTCTTCTCGAGATCACGTTCCGTGCCAAGCCCCCCAGCGCGTCCCACGAacgcctcccctcctcctcatccgcaGGCGCTTTGGCAGCTCAGCTCCAGATCGGTGATGGCGCCTGGGTCTCCGCCCTCCCCGGGCTCTTTTCTCCGGGCGCCATCGGCGCCGACGCTGGCCCCCAGGGCCCCAACGGCCGTGGACTTCGCCTCGAGTGCTTCCgcttcccctccaggggagcgGACAGCCAGGAGCAGGGCACGGGGGAGACACCCAGCGACGACAGCTCGCTGCTGGGGGAACAGGTTCTGGGAGCACTGGAGCTGCTGAGGTTTAGGGAGTCGGGAATCGGCTCGGAGTACGAATCGAACACGGATGAGAGCGAAGACCGGGACAGCTGGGAGCAGGGGGAGGCGGCGGGGGCTGATGGCGCCGCCCGTCTCTTAAACGTACTGAATGCAGAGAGTCTGCCGGACAGCCTGGGGGATGAGACGGCGGTGTAGCGCCGCATTAAAGGGCAGCGTCGCACTTTTATGAGAATCTGAGGGAGCTCATCGCAGAGAGGACAACTCATCACTTTAACTTTGATTTCctgtcaacaaaataaaagtttgaaataatgaaacaaaataaaaataaaaatgacagaaTACCAACAAATATGATCGAATAATAgttataaatatattcaatagCCTTTAGAAGTATAAAATACTAGTTGGAATGAGTTTGGTCAACATAACCAGCAGGAGGAAGCTCCAACATGATACctctaaaaataaatctcaccCCTGATGACTTAACTGCATGCTAATGTTTACCAACTAAAGGCAGTTGAACACGAAGCAGAGGAtcaaacatatatatttttgaaatactCTTTATTTCCACAGTACATAtatgatttattgttatttctgTGACTCAGGCGGCTAATAAAAACCAGGATCCTCTTTACACTCGGTCTGTGGACTCACGACGTCCTTTACGGGAACggactgcttttattttttaattggtAATGTCTGTCTGGGCTCACAAATGTTGGAGTGCGATCAATAATGACTCGTTGCGATGTTTGATCTGTGATTGCAAACGGACTTAAAAACATGTGACCTATAAATAGCATGGCATCaatcagcttttatttttgaacataATTTCATCCCTTCTGCTTCGCTCCTCGTCCTGATGAGTCATGTGACGATGACGTCTAAAAATTCTGGACTTCATTCAGAGAACCCTGAACCTCCACGCGCCCTTTCCCAAACGCCTCATGCTTTTTAAGAGCGTTTGTGCTGACTCATTGACCGGTGACCGGCTGCTCCAGCTAATGATGGGATTCACAtgttttacgcagctaatagacgccattgtaatcggagttccaggactctcgcgggaccacagtacacacatcctttgcttgttgattttatctgttttatttgttgatttttatcgcttgtttttaatgttatttatttttattgtgtactttgagatttgctttcaaatgtaaagtgcgttttaaaataaaatgtattattatgatgttgctaaaagttgtccgagggactgctcagggagtttgtgtgtttgctcagacgcatgaaaaatttatatatatataacatgttAGCATCTAAGCTAACATTCAGATGAGcatctgaaaacaaaacacacccaGTCTGTATGATTTCTATTTAATTCAACACTTAAGAGAAAATTCTCCAGGTTGAataattttgaatatttttatttggattGGCTCATCGCTATTAgtcaaaaaacatattttatatttctagAAAATTCTAATTAATGCATGgttcatatacagtatgtgttttATGATTATCAATATAAACATGTTTTgtatcatgtatttatttatctgtaaatataacaatattctccctctttttttgctgctgtgtcCATGTTTCAACCCAGTGGTGACTCATccagaaagtgttttttttttttttttttggtcttcaATAATTAGCAGGTTCTCTTCTCCGGTCTTTGTCGGAGGTTCTCGGAGGAAGCTGCCAGATCCCGCCGCGCTCAGCTGCCTCTGTGGGCCGTAATTGAAACCATTTGTGGATCAGGTGGAATTCTGAGATTCTGGCTTTCCCTCAGAAAAATCCCAAAAccatatattatattttctgtttcttcgCTCCAGTCAGTCAGGCTTTTACATCAGCCTCCGTTTCCTCTTCAGCCCTCCCTCTTTCCCttgctccttctctctccctctcttttccatTCCCCAGAAAGTCCTGTGCGAGGAAGACGAAGAGGTCAGCGACTTCAGATGTGGAATATTCACTGAAACAGAGAGTTTCAAAATAGCCGGAACTGGCGAAAGTAAGTCAAAATCCATATTGATCTCCTTTGTGACTGTAAACCCGGGTGTTCAATCTGAACTTCTGTGTCGTGCTCAGTTCTCtatggagaaaataaacataataCAGGTTCAAAATAAGCTTAAAGGCAAGAAATGAACCAAAGAGCAGACGGGTGTGACATTTGAGCCTCATTTGCTCTATTTTAGTCCGTAACCATGCAGGAGGAGGTTATTCAAAGCGGAGCTACGTGCATTAAATACATGCTATTATACACTGCATTTTCTTCCACATGCACACTGGTTCTCTGGTTCCAGACCGTGAGTCACAAGCTTTTCAAAGGGAACTGCAGAGGAGAAAATGACAACTTTTACTGCACATGTTCTGAAATATTTGTCCCAAGATTTTCCCCACTTTTTCTATTTAACACAATATTCTCACTTCACCCTTTTTTTTAGCAGAGCTTGAACGGCAGCACACACGGGctcacctccgccgaggaggcaCCGTCAGGATTACATAGGGTGGATTTTGAGTTAGTTTTCTTGGAAGAGGTCGGACGAGgcccaaaaaaacaacctcaataattttctttttcttttttctttgagaTTCTGTTTGTTTCTGACGTTGTGTATGAGGCTGCCATGCTTGAACATTAAATACACAACTACATACACACGACTGCATTTTCCTTAACCCCTTAAAGCCCACATCattgaagtaatcgtcagaacactgtaatatttggaaaataacgtcttaatggaaccttctgacaaatttgtcaaataaaaaaaccaaaacatgaTTGTTTTATATAAGTGCTCAAATTTATGCTTTTTCTCATCTCATGCAGAGCTCTGTtggagatgaagaagatgatctCAACCCTTGTCTTCTTCATCCTGATGGCCACCGGCGCGGATTCCCAAGTCAACCCAGGTCCGTTGTAACATCCACGTCCTTAAATGTCTTCTCAGATGGCATTTTGGTCAAGCATGTCGAAGATTGGTTGAGTTTAATTACAGGTTCGGTTTTTAATTAACAAAGCATGAGTCACACAAAAGCTTAAAATATCTTCATATTCCGGAGGGACAGACAAGACGGAGAAGGAATGCAATGTACGGTGGGTgggctcagtgtgtgtgtgtgtgtgtctgtgtgtgtgtgtgtgtgtgtgtgcggttcaCCTCATGGCCAGACAGCAAATATCCTTAGAACAGGCAGACTTTTGACAAGCAAGGGGGGcattcaaggaaaaaaaaattagaagATTTGCAGGCGTCGTCgttgacacacacacctttacacacctaaacacatacgcacacacacacacacacacacacacacacacactcatttgaCTTTCCCACTCAGGATATTTCCACAGTAAAAGGCTtatttgttctgctgctctctcAGAGTCCCTGTCAGGCGGGGTCAGTGTGGGAAGGTGAACACAGACGTGATTTAACCAGCAGGTAGCGAAGGCGAGAATAAACAGCAGTTGAGTCGTGAATTATTTTAACGCTGGAATAAAGCCGTGTTTGCTGCCACCTTTATTTCTACCGCCGTTAACAGGAGAGGCCAAACAGATGCTTCAAAACTCAGGAACGTCCGTCACGTGTAGAAATAATGAACAACCGCCTCCGAGGCCACTCCCTTTTCATTCTGTTTAGACTGGCAGCTACATAGAGATGCCTCTGTTAGGATTCAGAGGCCTAGCAGGGCTGCAGGAAGGGGTtttgggtggggtgggggtgggggggggggggtgtgggagGAGTGAGAATTAACCGCTTTACACTCCATTCCTCACATCCTGCAAATGtgcccgaaaaaaaaaaaaagtttaaaattcCTATGGCATGTGAAAGCCTCATGATTGCATGTGCAAATGCATCAAAACAtaacgtgtgtgtttgcagaaatgTGCCGGTATCCTCTCGGGATGACCGGAGGGCAGATCCAGGACGAGGACATCTCCGCCTCCAGCCAGTGGTCCGAGTCGACCGCCGCCAGATTCGGAAGGCGAGTCGGATAACTGCTTTTGTCATTGTGGTCAGCGACCTTCCGGGTCATGCGTGGATCCATtctctcccccacccccaccccccctcctcttcagaCTGGACCTGGacgacggcgacggcgacggcgcCTGGTGTCCTGACATCATGTCAGAGCCGGACGGCGTTAAAGAGTACCTCCAGGTGGACCTGCGCTCGCTGCACTTCATCACGCTGGTGGGCACCCAGGGTCGCCATGCCGACGGGATGGGCAACGAGTTCGCCCAGCGGTACCGGATCGAGTACAGCCGCGACGGCAGCAACTGGGTGGGCTGGGACGACAGGAAGGGGACGCAGGTGAGCTTGTGTGTGGGGATTCCTCCCTCGTGGTCGCCGTGACGACCCCCCCCGGGGTGGAGCGTCTTGTAGCCGCGCTTCAGGTCTCATTTGTGTCACTTTGCCAGGTCATTGAGGGGAACAGGAACGCGTATGACGTGGTGCTGAAGGACCTGGAGCCGCCCGTCGTGGCGCGCTTCGTCCGCTTCATGCCCGTGACGGATCACTCCATGATCGTGTGCATGAGGGTGGAGCTCTACGGCTGCGAATGGCTGGGTTGGTTATTTTATTCCGTGGCGCGGAGACAGAACAATTCAGCGAGTAAAAGCCAGCGCGGATCTTTGATAGCTTCGCCCTCTACAGACGGCCTGATGTCCTACAGCGTTCCAGACGGGCACCAAATGATCTACAGGGGCCTGGACGTCTACTTCAATGACTCCGTTTACGATGGAGCCCCGGCTGACAGGTCTGGATTTCACCGCCGCTTGTCGTTGTCGTTCCACAAAAGGATGAAGGTTCAAagtctcctcgtgtctcctgaCTCCGCCAGACGGGCGAGGGGCCTCGGCCAGCTGACGGACGGCACCTGGGGCCTGGACGACTTCCTCCACAGCCACGTGTACGGCGCGCGGCCGGGGTACGACTACGTGGGCTGGAGCAACGCGACCTTCCCCAGAGGTTACGTGGAGACGATCTTTGATTTCGACCACGTCCGTAACTTCACTTCCATGAAGGTATGGGGAGGAAACGTCGCTGAGCTTTGACTCAAAGGAAGACAAAGACTTTTAAGGCCCATCCCGCCTCCGTCTCCACAGGTTCACTGCAACAACATGTTCAGCAGAGGGGTGAGGATGTTCAGGCAGGCCAGCTGCTTCTTCCGCTCGGGATCGGACTGGGAAGATGACCCCGTGACCTTCAGGCCTGCTGTGGACCGCCTGAGCCAAAGCGCCCGCTTCGTCACCGTGCCCCTCAGGGACCGAACGGCCAGCACCGTCAAATGTCGTTTCCACTTCAGCGACGTTTGGATGCTGTTCAGTGAGGTGGCGTTCCAGTCGGGTACGATGGGGGGGGCTCGCCGCCATTGCCTCATTGAAACCACAGCGCATCCTTCAGCTGTGCGTTTCCTTGTCTTCCCCTCCCAGGCTCAGCCGTATACAACCGATCTCTGACCCCTCGCAAACACGgaccccccacaaacacactgcCAGGTCAgcggttttatttctttagtcATGGCTTCTTTAGAAAAGTGTCGgcaggagggggcggagcaGGTTGGCTTGATTTAAGACAGCCGGAGGGTGGCGTGTCAGcaaaatataaagacaaataatTAATCAGATATGAAGGTTATTTATCTATCGCTTTAATTTATTAAGCTTGACTCAGTGTCGCTTTATTACTGATGCCGTCTTTAGCAGGTATTTCTGGTTGCATAGCGCCCCCCGTTGACAGCATCGGGAATGACTCTTCATTGGCTCAGAATGAAATCAGAATGAAATTAATTCTCGTCTGGTTGTTCAGGGGATGACCCGACTCACAAAGTGGATGACAGCAATACCaggatcctgattggctgcctggTGGCTGTCATCGCCATCCTATTGGCTGTCATAGTCATCATCCTGTGGAGGCAGGTCTGGCAAAAGATGCTTGAAAAGGTGAGAGGTAGAGCCTTTTCCTTCGGTTTGAGCGTGACGACGACGAGTTTGAAACTATTCTTTGGTTCTTCTTATAGATAAGAAGTTATTgattatgatgtcatcagctgcaGTTACCTGGAAACGCATCAGACGATTTAAAGGAGACATgacaccctgtgtgtgtgttttaatgtgacTTATTTGGGAATCATCTGTATTGTTTTAcatcatatgtgtgtgtgtaggtgtgtgtgtgtgtgtgtgtgtgtgtgtgttgttcaacCAACAGTCACATCTTACAACAAACAGAGCTAATCCGTTGCTTTCTCAGGCGTCCCGCCGCGTTTTGGACGACGAACTCACCGCCCGCCTCGCCGCGCAGACGCAAGCCTTCTTCTCCCGCCACTCCTCTCTGTCCAGCGAGGACGGCTCCACCTCCAACTCCACCTATGAGAGAATCTTCCCGCTGTGCGCCGACTACCAGGAGCCGTCCCGCCTGATCCGAAAGCTGCCCGAGTTTGCTCAGTCCTCCGAACCCCTCAGTAAGAGGCGAGCGTGGCTGTTGACGATTCGCTGCATCCTGTGATGCTGACATTTGCGCTTCCGCATCAGGAAGGAGCGCCTCCTGTCGAGCCCTTCCAACCGGCGGCGGTGGGGGTGCGGACGGTGCCCCCCACTACGCAGAAGCAGACATCGTCAGCCTCCAGGCGTCTTCCGTCAGCAGCACCTGCTCCATCGCCGCTGCCGCCGTGAATGCGTTCTCTGGCGCCGACTCCTCCACGAGAGAATTCCCCAGACAAAAGCTCACCTTCAAGGAGAAGCTGGGAGAGGGCCAGTTTGGAGAAGTAAATTCATTTTGTGGCTCTGCTCCTTATCGGTATCGATTTGGCATTTTAATGAATAGAGAGATGCTCGCGTCGAGCCGTGCCGGGAGGATGACGGGCTGAACGGGAAGCCGTCTGCTTCCCGACAGGTGCACTTGTGTGAGGCGGAGGGCATGCAGGACTTTTTGGAGGAGGATCTGGCTCCGGAGGGGAACATGGAGTCACCGCTGCTGGTCGCTGTGAAGACACTGCGGGAGGATGCCAACAAGAATGCCAGGTAGGTACGAAGGTGCATCATCGTCGTTCAATCGGTCTGTAATCGAGCAGTAACTCAGAgccgtttgccccccccccccccccccccctgccgccGCGGTGCAGGAATGACTTCCTGAAGGAAATCCAGATCATGTCTCGTCTGAGGGACCCCAACATCGTCCGACTGCTGGCGGTGTGCGTGGACACGGACCCTCTGTGCATGATCACAGAGTACATGGAAAACGGCGACCTGAACCAGTACCTCTGCAGCCTGAGGCTAAAAGAGGCCGatgaggacaggacaggacgggAGGGGACAGACGGGGGCAGCTTGATCCAGTAGATTCACgttgatttgaatttgaatcATTGTGTGGGATGAAAGATCCATCTGTGGATTAATAGAACAACCTCTACTTACCCTCTGTTGTTGCAGGAAACTAATTGGCATGGCTGTGCAGATCGCATCTGGCATGAAGTACCTGTCCTCTCTTAACTTTGTCCATCGGGATCTGGCAACCCGCAACTGCCTGGTGGGTAAGAACTACACCATAAAGATTGCCGACTTCGGCATGAGTCGGAACCTGTACAGAGGGGACTACTACAGGATCCAGGGCCGGGCCGTCCTGCCCATTCGCTGGATGTCCTGGGAGAGCATCCTCTTGGTGAGTGCTGCGACGAGCTGGAGGATGGACGACGGGTCAAAGCTCTTAGCGTGGTGGTGACTCAGAATCCAGAGGCCATAAATTAGAAGGttaaataaaaggaaagtcATAGTTGATCTTATTTTTCATGAGATATTTCATACAGAGGattctgaatatatattaaattattttattagtttagaTGAaactcggtggtgagatagCGCCCcgccccaccctacatgactgtgtcaaatttcaaaAAAACCGGTAAATAaacaaccgagatattgaggaaaagaTTTTGAAGCTAAattttactgcaatgttaataagtatttcaaagtgatccaaaatccaggatctcttctggaccatCACCAAAGTTTAGTAACATGACCCTGGTATCATTCTTTatatttcctgaaagtttcaacaagatccatctgtaagtttttgagttacgttgccaacagccagacagacagataaacataACGTCCCGAGCTATGCTAGTAAATAAAGCATCCTAACGATTCAACCATGAAATCAAGGCTGGATTAAATGTGAATCGAAGCTGTCTGTCGTGCCAGGGGAAGTTCACCATGGCCAGCGACGTGTGGGCCTTCGGTGTGACTCTGTGGGAGATTCTGACTCTCTGTAAGGAGCAGCCGTACTCCCAGCTCACCGATGAGCAGGTCATCGAAAACACAGGCGAGTTCTTCAGGGACCAGGGCAAGCAGGTGAGCACACGTCGCACGGCATCGTGGTCCGGTTtctaaatcaaaataaaatccctGCAGCCCGACGCCGTTAATTCCGCGTCTGCATTTCGTCCCGCGCTTCAAGGTGTACCTGCCGAAGCCTCCCAGTTGTCCGGATAAAATCTACAACGACCTCATgctgagctgctggaggaggaacgCCAAGCAGAGGCCAAGCTTCCAAGATACACACACTCAGCTGACGGAGAGCCTGGCGTAGCAGGTGGAATTAACTCTGAGTCATGGACAATCtatgaaatgttttcttgtttgttcaCGTTGGTTctgtaaatattaatataaGAGGAGGTGTACATTTGCACAGAGCTTCATACTGTTGATATCATGCAGTTGTACTTATTTGTACCTCTTAGTAGGCTATTTAAGGTCTATTTATATCATATGCTGTGTCTATTTATAGAGTATGCCATGGTAATCCTGCAAGATATCATGAAAGGCtgtaaatgaatatttatgGTCATTTTTGTTGAagggtggggttttttttagtttaaaataaagaaaagaaaggttGA
Proteins encoded in this region:
- the LOC137904894 gene encoding carboxyl-terminal PDZ ligand of neuronal nitric oxide synthase protein-like, yielding MPGVTKYNLVDDAHDLRIPMHNDEVFQHGVCFQAKYIGSMEVGRPASRMEIVAAMRRIRYEFKLKNIKKKKVNIVVSTDAIKVILRKKKRKGWSWDENAILVTQDPIFRIFYVSHDAQDLKIFSYIARDGETNVFRCNVFKSKRKSQAMRIVRTVGQAFDVCHQLTLQQKGGDPEDEDEEGEAEEAAPARKRFALSAATDLEATTEESVECVSSSDLDNAGKEDAFGDDGEPSDGPSLLLGSSVVLGAAVSDPPGAEPPCSEEHQVRLLRKQLQQQEQEAQAASAQVRVLQEQLSVEVSARTDAQARVQRLLQQNTDLLQHISLLVKQIQELELKAAGRLTCMGSQDSLLEITFRAKPPSASHERLPSSSSAGALAAQLQIGDGAWVSALPGLFSPGAIGADAGPQGPNGRGLRLECFRFPSRGADSQEQGTGETPSDDSSLLGEQVLGALELLRFRESGIGSEYESNTDESEDRDSWEQGEAAGADGAARLLNVLNAESLPDSLGDETAV
- the LOC137904292 gene encoding discoidin domain-containing receptor 2-like → MKKMISTLVFFILMATGADSQVNPEMCRYPLGMTGGQIQDEDISASSQWSESTAARFGRLDLDDGDGDGAWCPDIMSEPDGVKEYLQVDLRSLHFITLVGTQGRHADGMGNEFAQRYRIEYSRDGSNWVGWDDRKGTQVIEGNRNAYDVVLKDLEPPVVARFVRFMPVTDHSMIVCMRVELYGCEWLDGLMSYSVPDGHQMIYRGLDVYFNDSVYDGAPADRRARGLGQLTDGTWGLDDFLHSHVYGARPGYDYVGWSNATFPRGYVETIFDFDHVRNFTSMKVHCNNMFSRGVRMFRQASCFFRSGSDWEDDPVTFRPAVDRLSQSARFVTVPLRDRTASTVKCRFHFSDVWMLFSEVAFQSGSAVYNRSLTPRKHGPPTNTLPGDDPTHKVDDSNTRILIGCLVAVIAILLAVIVIILWRQVWQKMLEKASRRVLDDELTARLAAQTQAFFSRHSSLSSEDGSTSNSTYERIFPLCADYQEPSRLIRKLPEFAQSSEPLRRSASCRALPTGGGGGADGAPHYAEADIVSLQASSVSSTCSIAAAAVNAFSGADSSTREFPRQKLTFKEKLGEGQFGEVHLCEAEGMQDFLEEDLAPEGNMESPLLVAVKTLREDANKNARNDFLKEIQIMSRLRDPNIVRLLAVCVDTDPLCMITEYMENGDLNQYLCSLRLKEADEDRTGREGTDGGSLIQKLIGMAVQIASGMKYLSSLNFVHRDLATRNCLVGKNYTIKIADFGMSRNLYRGDYYRIQGRAVLPIRWMSWESILLGKFTMASDVWAFGVTLWEILTLCKEQPYSQLTDEQVIENTGEFFRDQGKQVYLPKPPSCPDKIYNDLMLSCWRRNAKQRPSFQDTHTQLTESLA